A window from Culex pipiens pallens isolate TS chromosome 3, TS_CPP_V2, whole genome shotgun sequence encodes these proteins:
- the LOC120413387 gene encoding zinc finger BED domain-containing protein 4-like, whose amino-acid sequence MQMRATGSDHESDDEELEDEGEDQNEEIHSDDDGQENSDETAGNIEDEDDEIDKARVLLGGVRCAAHTLQLTVHDCIKECNLKKHLVNVRSAVKVLRKFPFKASFKMEKKKLPFLDVETRWNSAFEMVSYFKENETFIKDLLKSNQKEALISKSTWTFIWSFTAVFQPVFIATKKLQEENMTMGDFLFAWETCRLELEDSTSNMAKCLIRHMDRRRVKLFSPPVVAALYLDPRVNFHGSELLTDVDRKVAVDHLLELWNSLKDDQESQPNAPPKDKRTTVTTSSPSTTSQPSKMELFLRRKSPTKSPECLNIEQKLHELSLQPRVSCDDDVLEFWDCKKKLEPELYALAQVALAVPCTQVSVERSFNSLALILSDRRLRLGNANLTNILLVKLNAVLFELIDLKF is encoded by the exons ATGCAGATGAGGGCCACAGGAAGCGATCACGAGTCTGACGATGAAGAGCTCGAAGACGAAGGTGAGGACCAAAATGAGGAAATCCACAGCGACGACGACGGCCAGGAGAACTCGGACGAAACAGCGGGAAATATTGAAGATGAGGACGACGAAATCGACAAAGCGCGTGTTCTGCTTGGAGGAGTGAGGTGTGCAGCACACACTCTGCAGCTCACCGTGCACGATTGTATAAAAGAATGCAATCTCAAGAAGCACCTCGTCAACGTTCGCTCGGCCGTGAAGGTTTTGAGAAAGTTTCCGTTTAAGGCGTCTTTCAAAATGGAAAAGAAGAAACTGCCATTCCTCGACGTCGAAACGAGGTGGAATTCAGCGTTCGAGATG gtatCGTACTTCAAAGAGAACGAGACTTTCATCAAGGATTTGCTTAAGTCAAACCAAAAGGAAGCGCTGATCAGCAAATCCACGTGGACGTTCATTTGGTCGTTTACGGCGGTGTTCCAGCCTGTGTTTATCGCGACAAAAAAACTGCAGGAGGAGAACATGACGATGGGCGACTTCCTATTCGCTTGGGAAACCTGCCGGCTCGAGCTTGAGGATTCAACGAGCAACATGGCAAAGTGTTTGATCAGACACATGGACCGTCGACGAGTGAAACTGTTTTCACCTCCGGTTGTTGCTGCTCTTTATTTGGACCCGAGAGTAAATTTCCATGGATCAGAGTTGTTGACCGATGTTGATCGAAAAGTGGCAGTAGATCATCTGTTGGAACTTTGGAATAGCCTGAAGGACGACCAAGAAAGCCAACCAAACGCACCTCCAAAGGATAAACGAACCACAGTGACCACCAGCTCACCCTCTACTACCAGCCAACCTTCGAAAATGGAACTGTTCTTGCGACGCAAGTCTCCAACAAAATCACCGGAATGCTTGAATATTGAACAAAAACTTCACGAGCTTTCGCTGCAACCTAGGGTGAGTTGTGATGACGACGTTCTCGAGTTTTGGGACTGCAAGAAAAAACTTGAGCCGGAACTTTACGCCCTAGCTCAGGTTGCATTAGCAGTTCCTTGTACGCAGGTGTCCGTGGAGAGATCGTTCAACTCGCTTGCGTTGATACTAAGTGACAGGAGATTGCGCTTGGGAAACGCAAATTTGACTAACATTCTTCTTGTGAAGCTCAATGCTGTATTGTTCGAGTTGAttgatttgaagttttga
- the LOC120413413 gene encoding L-2-hydroxyglutarate dehydrogenase, mitochondrial: MLSRTIDRSVLRLYSLANGSLNTGFRAYSQAAKKQYDIVVVGGGIVGMASAREILLRHPSLKVAVVEKENKLAFHQSGHNSGVIHAGIYYKPGSLKAKLCVDGLHLSYKYLDEKNIPYKKVGKLIVATNDVEVERLNDLYKRSLANNVPDVQLVDAKRIKEIEPYCQGLKAIWSPHTGIVDWGLVTQYYGKDFKQAGGDVHLNFEVSKFEESKDPDYPIMVKSKQNETVQSKYILTCGGLQSDKVAELTGCSPLPKIVPFRGEYLLLNPDKCHLVKGNIYPVPDPRFPFLGVHFTPRMDGSVWLGPNAVLAFKREGYKWSDINLFELFDAIRFPGFIKMALKYVGAGMQEMAKSALIPLQVKELQKFIPDVQDYDVKRGPAGVRAQALDNDGNLVDDFVFDQGKGDNALAKNILHCRNAPSPGATSSLAIAKMIADKIESQFNIK; this comes from the exons ATGTTGTCACGAACGATCGACCGGTCGGTTCTTCGGCTGTACTCGCTGGCCAATGGCAGTCTCAACACTGGCTTCAGGGCGTACTCTCAAGCAGCGAAAAA gCAGTATGACATCGTTGTGGTTGGGGGCGGTATCGTCGGAATGGCCTCGGCCCGCGAAATTCTTCTGCGCCATCCTTCGCTGAAAGTTGCCGTCGTCGAAAAGGAGAACAAACTGGCCTTTCACCAGAGTGGCCACAACAGCGGTGTGATCCACGCTGGAATCTACTACAAACCTGGTTCGCTCAAGGCGAAACTATGCGTCGATGGTCTGCATTTAAGTTATAAATATTTGGACGAGAAAAATATTCCATACAAAAAGGTGGGAAAGTTGATTGTTGCCACGAACGACGTCGAGGTGGAAAGATTGAAC GACCTCTACAAACGTTCGCTGGCAAACAACGTGCCCGACGTCCAGCTGGTTGACGCCAAGCGCATCAAAGAGATCGAACCATACTGCCAAGGATTGAAAGCCATCTGGTCACCGCACACCGGAATCGTCGACTGGGGTCTGGTGACGCAATACTACGGAAAGGATTTCAAGCAAGCGGGTGGCGATGTGCACCTCAACTTCGAGGTGTCCAAATTTGAGGAAAGCAAAGATCCCGACTACCCGATCATGGTGAagagtaaacaaaacgaaaccgTGCAGTCCAAGTACATCCTGACCTGTGGCGGACTTCAGTCGGACAAGGTCGCTGAACTTACCGGATGCTCACCACTGCCCAAGATTGTCCCATTCCGGGGCGAGTATTTGCTGCTGAATCCGGACAAATGCCACTTGGTGAAGGGAAACATCTACCCCGTTCCGGATCCCCGGTTCCCGTTCTTGGGAGTGCATTTCACTCCACGAATGGACGGTAGCGTGTGGTTGGGTCCGAACGCGGTGCTGGCCTTCAAACGTGAGGGTTACAAGTGGAGCGACATTAATTTGTTTGAGCTGTTCGATGCTATCCGATTCCCGGGATTTATCAAGATGGCGCTTAAATACGTCGGAGCTGGCATGCAGGAAATGGCCAAATCGGCACTGATTCCGCTGCAGGTGAAGGAGCTGCAAAAGTTCATTCCCGATGTGCAGGATTATGACGTGAAGCGAGGACCTGCTGGTGTACGAGCCCAAGCCTTGGACAACGATGGTAACCTGGTGGACGACTTTGTGTTTGACCAGGGCAAAGGAGACAATGCGCTGGCGAAGAATATTCTACACTGCCGAAATGCACCTTCCCCGGGAGCAACGAGCTCGTTGGCGATCGCCAAGATGATTGCGGATAAAATTGAGAGTCAATTTAATATCAAGTAA
- the LOC120422697 gene encoding uncharacterized protein LOC120422697 produces the protein MAPFKLRFRMGSGSSRSASQEQDVVVDSQANQMIVQTNSYLSSSGNNTAAYGSSTTLDSEQNNDSLVSMSNDQRALIRDRDSPDERIGYVNPTLTHTEGTTIPLSPPPSYEHVLEENRLAALDKENNKTSTLSLSPSSYDMFGSNQQLTACTPQDQQQSYDQQSQQQATPNTTRKQESIDSSLYSCSSGTSPSQENLLGCTGSCDPLYNMAAQEHMEDLAEEMEDMHIEETCLSNDNLDDGSYTDECQSSYDPHAYEGTSSGSVVRPEIKGPEILYKSSKQLYKAVAKECGITCKMSDQCRCLDCQSRYFDCEYDQNENEKTDGGLGAGTPMFISEVMHGSACTIL, from the exons ATGGCCCCCTTCAAGCTCAGGTTCCGCATGGGTAGTGGTTCGTCCCGTAGCGCCTCGCAGGAGCAGGATGTCGTAGTCGACAGCCAGGCTAATCAGATGATCGTACAGACGAACAGCTATCTGTCGAGCAGCGGCAACAATACCGCTGCctacggtagcagcactaccctTGACTCTGAGCAGAATAACGATAGCTTAGTTTCTATGAGCAACGACCAGCGGGCCCTAATCCGGGACAGGGACTCACCCGACGAGCGAATAG GATACGTGAATCCCACGTTGACACACACCGAAGGTACCACAATACCGTTGAGCCCACCGCCATCGTACGAACATGTACTAGAGGAG AATCGCCTTGCAGCTTTAGATAAGGAAAACAACAAGACATCGACACTGAGTCTGTCGCCGTCTAGCTACGACATGTTTGGGAGTAATCAGCAGCTGACGGCTTGTACACCGCAGGACCAACAGCAGAGTTACGATCAGCAATCGCAACAACAGGCAACGCCCAACACAACGAGAAAGCAGGAATCGATCGATTCCTCGCTGTATTCCTGCAGTTCTGGCACATCACCGTCACAGGAGAACCTGCTCGGCTGCACTGGGTCTTGTGATCCGCTGTACAATATGGCTGCCCAGGAACACATGGAAGATTTGG CTGAAGAAATGGAGGACATGCACATCGAGGAGACCTGCCTGTCCAACGACAACCTGGACGACGGCTCCTACACCGATGAGTGCCAGTCGTCGTACGACCCCCATGCCTACGAAGGAACGTCCTCGGGGTCTGTGGTGCGACCCGAGATCAAAGGGCCAGAAATTTTATACAAATCCAGCAAACAGCTGTACAAAGCCGTCGCCAAGGAGTGCGGTATCACGTGCAAAATGTCGGACCAGTGCCGATGCCTGGACTGCCAGAGTCGTTACTTTGACTGCGAGTATGACCAG AACGAAAACGAGAAAACTGACGGAGGATTGGGCGCTGGAACGCCCATGTTCATCAGCGAAGTCATGCACGGTTCAGCTTGCACCATCCTTTAA
- the LOC128093283 gene encoding uncharacterized protein LOC128093283, translating into MFHYKRSSGKFIQLRVFRLQNHLKATIMKLTPFVLCLTLICAMVMQPWDKQDFLEISTVYFKARQVKSVTAISCFGAMDDFWLMKSYLGSGFYVRIVTSFGEFNVSGLGNCGVVVDARCEEMVTALIEHKDINAYLLTNIYWLFLDENSESIESFTNSSVLQNLNVLYNNRFRKVDVLPMTHVAIGYLDERWRLYDVHKPYREASVMWQEIACCDEDLVDPKVMKCALWNVDKNQKMKRDLQGFAMPAATVV; encoded by the exons ATGTTCCACTATAAAAGATCGTCGGGAAAATTCATCCAGCTAAGAGTTTTCCGGCTGCAGAACCATCTCAAAGCAACAATCATGAAGCTTACACCGTTTGTGCTGTGCTTAACATTAATCTGTGCGATGGTGATGCAACCCTGGGACAAACAGGATTTTCTGGAGATATCGACCGTCTATTTCAAGGCACGGCAAGTTAAGTCGGTTACTGCAATAAGCTGCTTTGGAGCTATGGATGATTTTTGGCTGATGAAAAGTTACTTGGGCAGTGGATTTTATGTGCGGATTGTGACTTCATTCGGGGAATTTAATGTTTCTGGGCTGGGTAATTGTGGCGTAGTTGTGGACGCCAGGTGTGAGGAAATGGTTACAGCTCTAATTGAACAC aaAGATATCAACGCCTATCTGTTGACAAATATTTACTGGTTGTTCTTGGATGAAAACTCAGAATCAATCGAATCATTCACAAACTCTtcagttttacaaaatttgaatgttttgtaCAACAACCGATTTCGAAAGGTAGACGTACTGCCAATGACTCACGTGGCGATTGGATATCTCGATGAACGTTGGCGTCTGTATGACGTTCACAAACCCTACAGGGAGGCATCGGTAATGTGGCAAGAAATTGCGTGTTGTGACGAAGATCTGGTTGATCCTAAAGTAATGAAATGCGCTTTGTGGAATGTTGATaagaatcaaaaaatgaaacgcGACTTGCAAGGATTCGCAATGCCGGCAGCAACCGTGGTATGA